In the Oxobacter pfennigii genome, CTGTTCAGCCCTTGCATCGTTTAAAATAAATATAAAATCCGCATCTTTGATATCTGTCGATTTTGCATAGGATAATTGGTTTACTATTTTCTTTATCTCACTTTCATCTTCCGTAACTATATAAAAGTTCACTTCTGCATCTAAAAGCATGAACATCAACAACAGTGTAGAACTATAAAAATTTGTATAAATATCGATTTTCTCACTTTGTTCGTTTATGTTTTCAATAAGTCCCGGCCTGGACATACAGTTTAGAACTTTCCTGTAAGATTGCTGTATGTCATACACTAAATCAAGTTTCATAAAATTCTCTCCCGATTATTTTTTTAAATTTAAACATCCATAGTATCGAAATTAACCTTGGTCATCAAAATCTTTGACTTGTATCTCTTCTCTTCTTCCAGGATATTTTTGTGCTCTTCATTGAGCTTTTCTTCCCATTCAAGGGTTTCTTTCAGGGAGGCATTGTATGCCGCATCCACTATCGCCAGCCAGTGTGATAGCTCAGTGTCATTTCCGCTCACAATACCTATGCCTAATTGATTTTCAATATGTACCTTTGCTTCGGTAACCAGAACCTCTCCCAAATAAAAGAGGGTATTTTGGGCTGCCTCCCGCATTTTTATCATTGCAAGTCCGTAGTTGGGCTCTTCGATTGTCTTTACTTGGTATTTATCGAATATTTGCTTTGCCATATCTCTTGCCAGACTTCTGCTACCTCTAATGAGAATTTCCGTCCTCATTCTCCTGTTCATATTAACCCCTCCTTACGAAATTAATTATATCTTGTTGCCAAGTTGGCACCCGTAAAGCTTTTGTTAATGAGGTTAAGAAATGGTTAAGGTTTGGTTTAACTGCTTTATTGATTTGATATATATAAGATTTGAAATGGTGAACAGAAGATAATTAGATGCATAGTATTACGTTTTGTATACAAAAATACTACAGCTTATGAAATAAAAACAGGGTATTACACTATATCTAGTGCAATACCCTATTAATATATAACTTGCTAATTCATCTGTCAGTTGTGCTGTAAACAAATATTATATCGCCACTTCTCGCATAGTTCGCCATCTCGTTTAGGGCTACGTTCCCAGCACTTTTCTCATGAAATACCTTGTCCACATTGGAACTCTTCAAAAAGTCCATCTGTGCTTTATACGCCCGAGTGTTTTCCACCCCTCTTGCATAACCGATTCTTATATAAATCCCTCCCGGCCACCCCGAATAAGGTTACCAGAATAATTCACGAAGCCTAATCCATCTCCACCTCTGATAAATTGGAATTTGTCTATTCAAAATGCTTCAGATTAAAATCCCAATTCCTCATTCACAAAGATAATTTCACACTTCATACCCAGTGGTACTCGTTCTATTACTGAGACAATACGGCAAATTCGGTCAGGACTATTGCAATCATAGCATTTATCTCCCTTGACTGCACATGGAGTTTTGGCACCCACTCGTCTGGAATTCAAAGGTGCAGCTATATTCTTACACCTATAATAAGCTTCACTAATATTGGCTGTGATTTTATTTTTCCCTATAACGTAATAACATGACTGAGGACCAAAGGCAGTCATAGCAACACGATTTCCCGTTCCGTCTATATTAACAATCTCTCCGGTCTCCGTTATTGCGTTTGCACTGGTTATATAGATATCAGCACAATTTGCGAGCTTTCGCACGCGCAAGCCTGGAATCTTATTATGCCATATAACAACATTTTTTTGTTGCAGAACCTCAAACAATCCCATTTCCATCAAGGTTTCACTTCCGCCAAATCCAATGGTTTGATTTTGTAAAATATCGGAAAGATAACAGCAGGCCTCTTCCTTTGTGGAAAAAAACTGTGTTGTAAATCCATGCCTCTCAAAGTTCTGTCTTATCTGTGAATATTCCATAAATTCATCTCCAATGTAAATTCCAATTCGTACTATATAAGAGTAGAGATTTTCAATAATCTTTACTCTCTATTTTTTGTTATGATGAGTTTGATTGGCTGACGTAATTTCCTATTGGGACAACACGCCCGAAGATAAACTGGT is a window encoding:
- the phnH gene encoding phosphonate C-P lyase system protein PhnH, giving the protein MKLDLVYDIQQSYRKVLNCMSRPGLIENINEQSEKIDIYTNFYSSTLLLMFMLLDAEVNFYIVTEDESEIKKIVNQLSYAKSTDIKDADFIFILNDARAEQIEEAFLNAKTGTLMDPQKSATIIFETKGLKNEEGLILKGPGIKDEAYAKIDAKSNWINYRDKKNIEYPLGIDIIFVDVDSNIMCLPRTTKVEKQVVK
- a CDS encoding lactate utilization protein, encoding MEYSQIRQNFERHGFTTQFFSTKEEACCYLSDILQNQTIGFGGSETLMEMGLFEVLQQKNVVIWHNKIPGLRVRKLANCADIYITSANAITETGEIVNIDGTGNRVAMTAFGPQSCYYVIGKNKITANISEAYYRCKNIAAPLNSRRVGAKTPCAVKGDKCYDCNSPDRICRIVSVIERVPLGMKCEIIFVNEELGF
- the phnG gene encoding phosphonate C-P lyase system protein PhnG translates to MNRRMRTEILIRGSRSLARDMAKQIFDKYQVKTIEEPNYGLAMIKMREAAQNTLFYLGEVLVTEAKVHIENQLGIGIVSGNDTELSHWLAIVDAAYNASLKETLEWEEKLNEEHKNILEEEKRYKSKILMTKVNFDTMDV